In Janthinobacterium rivuli, a single genomic region encodes these proteins:
- a CDS encoding heavy metal sensor histidine kinase translates to MKLAQLRRSLTLRVTLVFVLIVALVSAGLGMHLYRSFVAEIERRDDILLLGKLRQIQQLLGNAGTLDIIRERPQYFRDTMSGQENSLVRIVRADGTRLIDVNPNGETVAHAVPVAVDVPVTDGAIVSWTSRDGYPARVVAASARIGEPAQMADISISRVYGDRTAMFAAYRWQIVVSVAVSALVAALLASLMLLRGLRPLRNIAAHAALVRPGKLEQQLDARGAPTELLPLIQALNAMLARLQEGYARLSQFSADLAHEFRTPVTNLLGQSQVMLARPRSAHEYEQLVSSNVEELERLSRMIDSMLFLARAQQDEMVLVKQVLPVQDEFLRLADFFEGLAEERELALACHGSGNVTAEPQLLRRALGNLLSNAIRHAAPGSTILLRSHATNEGVELSVSNLGPAIPARHLPHLFERFYRADPARSDSAASTGLGLAIVTAIMQLHGGSASVASDAAATTFTLVFPLEDRRSD, encoded by the coding sequence ATGAAACTGGCGCAACTTCGCCGCTCGCTGACCCTGCGCGTCACGCTCGTCTTCGTGCTGATCGTGGCGCTCGTGTCGGCCGGGCTTGGCATGCATTTGTACCGCTCGTTTGTGGCGGAAATCGAGCGCCGCGACGACATTTTGTTGCTGGGAAAACTGCGGCAGATTCAGCAATTGCTCGGTAATGCAGGCACCCTCGACATCATCCGCGAGCGGCCCCAGTATTTTCGCGACACCATGAGCGGGCAAGAGAACTCCCTGGTGCGCATCGTGCGCGCCGATGGCACGCGTTTGATCGATGTCAATCCGAACGGCGAGACGGTGGCGCATGCTGTTCCTGTCGCCGTCGATGTGCCCGTCACCGACGGCGCCATCGTCAGCTGGACCAGCCGCGACGGTTATCCGGCCAGGGTCGTTGCTGCCAGCGCGCGTATCGGCGAGCCGGCGCAGATGGCCGACATCTCCATCTCCCGGGTCTACGGCGACCGCACGGCCATGTTTGCCGCTTACCGCTGGCAGATCGTCGTCTCGGTGGCCGTCAGTGCGCTGGTGGCGGCACTGCTGGCGAGCTTGATGCTGCTGCGGGGATTGCGGCCGCTGCGCAATATCGCGGCCCATGCGGCCCTCGTGCGGCCGGGCAAGCTGGAGCAGCAGCTCGATGCACGCGGTGCGCCCACGGAACTGCTGCCGCTGATCCAGGCCTTGAATGCCATGCTGGCGCGGCTGCAGGAAGGCTATGCACGGCTGTCGCAGTTTTCCGCCGATCTGGCGCATGAATTCCGCACGCCCGTCACCAATCTGCTGGGCCAAAGCCAGGTGATGCTGGCCCGCCCGCGCAGCGCGCACGAGTATGAACAGCTGGTGTCATCGAATGTGGAGGAGCTGGAACGGCTGTCGCGCATGATCGACAGCATGCTGTTTCTGGCGCGCGCGCAGCAGGATGAAATGGTGCTCGTCAAGCAAGTCTTGCCTGTACAGGACGAGTTTTTGCGTCTGGCCGATTTCTTTGAAGGCCTGGCCGAGGAGCGCGAGCTGGCGCTGGCTTGCCACGGCAGCGGCAATGTGACGGCCGAGCCGCAACTGCTGCGCCGCGCGCTGGGCAATTTGCTGTCGAACGCCATTCGCCACGCGGCGCCAGGCAGCACGATTTTGCTGCGTTCGCACGCGACGAACGAGGGCGTGGAACTGAGCGTGAGTAACCTCGGCCCCGCCATCCCCGCGCGCCACTTGCCGCACCTGTTCGAGCGTTTCTATCGCGCCGACCCGGCCCGTAGCGATTCGGCCGCCTCTACCGGCCTGGGCCTGGCCATCGTCACGGCCATCATGCAGTTGCATGGCGGCAGCGCGAGCGTGGCGTCGGATGCGGCCGCCACGACGTTCACTTTAGTGTTTCCGCTCGAGGACCGTAGGTCGGATTAG
- a CDS encoding heavy metal response regulator transcription factor, which produces MRILVIEDEPKTGDYLLRGLAESGFTVSLARNGRDGLHMASTESPDLIVLDVMLPIMDGWQVLRALRLQEGGADVPVIFLTARDEVQDRVKGLELGADDYLVKPFAFAELVARIRTLLRRGPPREDDVIRIGDMEIDVMKRKVSRQGQRITLTAKEFGLLHLLARRQGEVLSRSIIASQVWDINFESDTNVIDAAIRRLRSKLDDPFEPKLIHTLRGMGYVCELRAPTVADSGAPA; this is translated from the coding sequence ATGCGCATCCTGGTAATCGAAGACGAACCGAAGACGGGCGACTATCTGCTGCGCGGCCTGGCCGAGTCCGGCTTTACGGTGAGCCTGGCGCGCAATGGCCGTGACGGCTTGCACATGGCAAGTACGGAGTCCCCCGATCTCATCGTGCTCGACGTCATGCTGCCCATCATGGACGGCTGGCAAGTCTTGCGCGCGCTGCGGCTGCAGGAAGGCGGCGCGGACGTGCCCGTGATTTTCCTCACGGCGCGCGACGAAGTGCAGGACCGGGTCAAGGGGCTGGAGCTGGGCGCCGATGACTATCTGGTGAAACCGTTCGCGTTTGCGGAACTGGTGGCGCGCATCCGCACTTTGCTGCGGCGCGGGCCGCCGCGCGAAGACGACGTCATCCGCATCGGCGACATGGAAATCGACGTGATGAAACGCAAGGTCAGCCGCCAAGGCCAGCGCATCACCCTGACGGCGAAGGAATTCGGCTTGCTGCATCTGCTGGCGCGCCGCCAGGGCGAAGTCTTGTCGCGCTCCATCATCGCTTCGCAAGTGTGGGACATCAATTTCGAGAGCGACACCAACGTCATCGACGCGGCCATCCGCCGCCTGCGCAGCAAGCTCGACGACCCGTTCGAACCCAAGCTGATCCACACCTTGCGGGGCATGGGCTATGTCTGCGAATTGCGCGCGCCCACGGTGGCTGACAGCGGCGCGCCCGCATGA
- a CDS encoding GlcG/HbpS family heme-binding protein: MKTLLLGSTLLCLLAGPAHAQLRKVDDLSLTAANKLANAAMAACQAQGRHIVVTVLDRGGNIVAVQRADGVGPHNTDASRRKAYTALSTKNDTQALAVAARDNPDMANLTTLPELLLLGGGLPLRTKGEVVGAIGVAGGGGALQDRACAHAALAAIPELDSPTL; this comes from the coding sequence ATGAAAACCCTGTTACTCGGCAGTACCCTGCTGTGCCTGCTGGCCGGTCCAGCCCACGCCCAGCTGCGCAAGGTCGATGACCTTTCTCTGACGGCGGCCAACAAGCTGGCCAACGCGGCCATGGCCGCTTGCCAGGCACAAGGACGGCATATCGTCGTTACCGTGCTGGACCGTGGCGGCAATATTGTCGCTGTGCAGCGCGCCGATGGCGTCGGACCGCACAACACGGATGCCAGCCGGCGCAAGGCCTACACGGCCCTGTCGACGAAAAACGATACCCAGGCGCTGGCCGTGGCCGCGCGCGACAACCCCGACATGGCCAATTTGACGACACTGCCGGAACTGTTGCTGCTGGGCGGCGGCCTGCCCTTGCGAACCAAGGGCGAAGTAGTGGGCGCCATCGGCGTGGCCGGTGGCGGCGGCGCCCTGCAAGACCGTGCCTGCGCCCATGCCGCCCTGGCCGCCATTCCTGAACTCGATTCCCCCACCCTTTGA
- the uraH gene encoding hydroxyisourate hydrolase produces MTYLKKITAALAFASLSGMALAAANPLSVHILDLQSGQPTAGVTVTLEQKQGDGWQQLGSAVTNAQGRIAAMYPVDAPMQAGDYRIVFKTGEHYARLKQETFFPEIPVQFHVEKTEQHYHIPLLLSPFGFSTYRGN; encoded by the coding sequence ATGACCTATTTGAAAAAAATCACTGCCGCCCTGGCCTTCGCCAGCCTGTCCGGCATGGCCCTGGCCGCCGCCAATCCCTTGAGCGTGCACATTCTCGACTTGCAGAGCGGACAGCCGACGGCGGGCGTGACGGTGACCCTGGAGCAAAAGCAGGGCGACGGCTGGCAACAACTGGGCAGCGCCGTGACGAATGCGCAGGGGCGCATTGCGGCCATGTATCCGGTGGATGCGCCCATGCAGGCGGGCGACTACCGTATCGTGTTCAAGACAGGCGAGCACTATGCGCGCCTGAAGCAGGAAACTTTTTTCCCGGAAATTCCCGTGCAATTCCACGTGGAAAAGACCGAGCAGCACTATCACATTCCTTTGCTGCTCAGCCCTTTCGGTTTTTCCACGTACCGGGGAAATTAA
- a CDS encoding glutathione binding-like protein codes for MIDLYYWTTPNGHKVTMFLEEAGIPYKLIPVHIGKGEQFKPEFLAIAPNNRIPAIVDQAPEDGGAPLSLFESGAILQYLAEKSGQFLPDDVRGRAEVMQWLFWQMGGLGPMAGQNHHFVQYAPEPIDYAITRYVNETNRLYGVLNKRLADRAFVAGDSYSIADMAIYPWIVPHERQRQKLEDFPHLARWFAAIAARPATVRAYARAAEINVQPTVSGDAKSVLFGQTAKTLG; via the coding sequence ATGATCGACCTGTATTACTGGACCACGCCCAACGGGCACAAAGTGACGATGTTCCTGGAAGAAGCGGGCATCCCCTACAAGCTCATTCCCGTGCATATCGGCAAGGGCGAGCAATTCAAGCCCGAGTTTCTTGCCATCGCGCCCAACAACCGCATCCCCGCCATCGTCGACCAGGCGCCGGAAGATGGCGGCGCGCCGCTGTCCCTGTTCGAGTCGGGCGCGATTTTGCAATACCTGGCCGAGAAAAGCGGACAATTTCTGCCGGACGATGTGCGGGGACGTGCCGAAGTCATGCAATGGCTGTTCTGGCAAATGGGCGGCCTCGGCCCCATGGCAGGGCAAAACCACCATTTCGTGCAATACGCGCCCGAACCGATCGACTATGCGATCACGCGCTACGTCAACGAAACGAACCGGCTATATGGCGTGCTGAACAAGCGCCTGGCGGACCGCGCATTCGTGGCCGGCGACAGCTATTCCATCGCGGACATGGCGATCTACCCGTGGATCGTGCCGCACGAGCGCCAGCGCCAGAAACTGGAAGATTTCCCGCACCTGGCGCGCTGGTTCGCGGCCATCGCCGCCCGTCCCGCCACCGTGCGCGCATATGCGCGGGCGGCGGAAATCAATGTGCAGCCGACCGTCAGCGGCGACGCGAAAAGCGTGCTGTTCGGGCAGACGGCGAAGACGCTCGGCTAA
- a CDS encoding methyl-accepting chemotaxis protein has product MKKLTFQQKLWIPLICSLLCITVIFVYNALEVRKIRIEERSADLSNAADLGLGAVKMFGDLAASGALTKEEAQKQATAVIKSMRFGETGYLSIINLDAVVVMNPAAPQTDGKNMSDFKDANGTYLYRDIVAVGKSDAGKGFVHYYFPRPGQKTPEPKMSRVVAYKPWSWTIVVGVYMDDIDAAFRQSLLTSLGVLVLVCGLLAGVVVVINRSLRHALGGDPEYAADVAEKIANNDLSGVVRTHANDRHSVLYAMKTMQTNLVDAISEIRHSAETIATASSEIASGNMDLSARTEMQASSLEETAASMEELTSTVTQNAGNAVQANELAQSASAVARQGGAVVAQVIGTMDTINASSRKIVDIIGVIDGIAFQTNILALNAAVEAARAGEQGRGFAVVASEVRNLAQRSAGAAKEIKELIGASVDSIAAGSTLVAQAGTTMDQVVASVSRVTDIMADITAASHEQSTGIGHVNQAITEMDSVTQQNAALVEEAAAAASSMQDQAAVLAQLVARFKLSAQEPGTSPRLAATSAGAPRAVAKKPLRSLAAR; this is encoded by the coding sequence ATGAAGAAATTGACGTTCCAGCAGAAGTTATGGATTCCCCTGATTTGCAGCCTGTTGTGCATCACCGTTATTTTTGTCTATAACGCTCTGGAAGTGCGCAAGATCCGCATCGAAGAGCGCAGCGCCGACCTGAGCAATGCCGCCGACCTGGGCCTGGGCGCCGTCAAGATGTTCGGCGACCTGGCCGCCAGCGGCGCCCTGACGAAGGAAGAAGCGCAGAAGCAGGCCACGGCCGTCATCAAGAGCATGCGTTTCGGCGAGACCGGTTATTTGTCCATCATCAACCTCGACGCCGTCGTCGTGATGAATCCCGCCGCGCCGCAAACGGATGGCAAGAACATGTCGGACTTTAAAGATGCCAACGGCACCTATCTGTACCGCGATATCGTGGCCGTCGGCAAGAGCGATGCGGGCAAGGGCTTCGTCCACTATTATTTCCCCCGTCCCGGCCAGAAGACCCCTGAACCGAAGATGAGCCGCGTGGTGGCCTACAAGCCATGGAGCTGGACCATCGTCGTCGGTGTGTATATGGACGATATCGACGCGGCCTTCCGCCAGTCGCTGCTGACCTCGCTGGGCGTGCTGGTGCTGGTGTGCGGCCTGCTGGCGGGCGTCGTCGTGGTGATCAACCGCAGCTTGCGCCATGCGCTGGGCGGCGATCCCGAGTATGCGGCCGATGTGGCGGAAAAGATCGCGAATAACGATTTGAGCGGCGTCGTGCGCACGCATGCGAATGACCGCCACAGCGTGCTGTACGCGATGAAAACCATGCAAACCAACCTGGTCGATGCGATCAGCGAAATCCGCCACAGCGCCGAGACGATTGCCACGGCATCGAGCGAGATTGCCAGCGGCAATATGGACTTGTCGGCGCGCACGGAAATGCAAGCCAGTTCGCTGGAAGAAACGGCCGCCTCGATGGAGGAATTGACCTCGACCGTGACGCAAAATGCGGGCAATGCCGTGCAGGCGAATGAACTGGCGCAGTCCGCTTCCGCCGTAGCCCGTCAGGGCGGCGCCGTGGTGGCGCAAGTGATCGGCACCATGGACACCATCAACGCCTCGTCGCGCAAGATCGTCGACATCATCGGCGTCATCGATGGCATCGCCTTCCAGACGAATATCCTGGCCTTGAACGCGGCCGTGGAAGCGGCGCGCGCAGGCGAACAGGGCCGCGGCTTTGCCGTCGTGGCCAGCGAGGTGCGCAATCTGGCGCAGCGCTCGGCGGGTGCGGCGAAGGAAATCAAGGAGCTGATCGGCGCTTCCGTCGACAGCATCGCGGCTGGCAGCACCTTGGTCGCACAGGCGGGCACGACCATGGATCAGGTGGTCGCTTCCGTCTCGCGCGTGACCGACATCATGGCCGACATCACGGCCGCCTCGCACGAGCAAAGCACGGGCATCGGCCACGTCAACCAGGCAATCACGGAAATGGATAGCGTGACGCAGCAAAATGCGGCACTGGTGGAAGAGGCGGCGGCGGCGGCGTCGAGCATGCAGGACCAGGCGGCCGTGCTGGCGCAACTGGTGGCGCGCTTCAAACTGTCGGCGCAGGAGCCGGGAACATCGCCGCGCCTGGCGGCCACTTCGGCTGGCGCACCGCGCGCCGTGGCGAAAAAGCCGCTGCGCAGCCTGGCGGCGCGCTAA
- a CDS encoding AraC family transcriptional regulator — translation MLTTELGLDATASLMDFDIDGVLRPLLAVGLASVPEEAEQAPHQHRKGQLLYATRGVMHCKVESGVWIVPPQCAVWIPGGLMHSAQGVGEAECYCLFVEPAMAPALPAVCCTVAVSPLLRELIAKAAGFPTLAALQGAQERLVLTLLDELAAAPVEDLHLPMPRDARLRRLAALLLAQPADKSTLAEWASRIGMSERSMTRQSLEEMGMSVGRWRRQLHVILALQRLAQGRSVKAVALELGYENTSGFVTMFRKAVGKPPARYLAERESGRI, via the coding sequence ATGCTCACCACCGAGCTGGGCCTGGACGCCACCGCGTCACTCATGGATTTCGACATCGATGGCGTGTTGCGTCCGCTGCTGGCCGTGGGCCTGGCCAGCGTGCCCGAGGAGGCGGAGCAGGCGCCGCACCAGCACCGCAAGGGGCAGTTGCTGTATGCCACGCGCGGCGTGATGCATTGCAAGGTGGAAAGCGGTGTGTGGATCGTGCCGCCCCAGTGCGCCGTGTGGATACCGGGCGGCCTGATGCATTCGGCGCAGGGCGTGGGCGAAGCGGAGTGCTATTGCCTGTTTGTCGAGCCAGCCATGGCGCCGGCCTTGCCCGCCGTTTGCTGCACCGTGGCCGTTTCGCCGTTGCTGCGCGAACTGATCGCCAAGGCGGCCGGCTTTCCCACCCTGGCCGCGCTGCAGGGCGCGCAGGAACGCCTGGTGCTTACCCTGCTCGATGAATTGGCGGCCGCGCCCGTGGAAGACTTGCATTTGCCGATGCCGCGCGATGCGCGTTTGCGCCGCCTGGCCGCGCTGCTGCTGGCGCAGCCCGCCGATAAAAGCACCCTGGCCGAATGGGCCAGCCGCATCGGCATGAGCGAGCGCAGCATGACCCGCCAGTCACTGGAGGAAATGGGCATGAGCGTGGGCCGCTGGCGCCGGCAATTGCACGTCATCCTGGCCTTGCAACGGCTGGCGCAAGGGCGCAGCGTGAAAGCGGTGGCGCTGGAACTCGGTTATGAAAACACCAGTGGTTTTGTCACCATGTTCCGCAAGGCCGTGGGCAAGCCGCCGGCGCGCTATCTGGCGGAGCGGGAGTCCGGAAGAATATAA
- the folE gene encoding GTP cyclohydrolase I FolE: protein MSQEEFSENDWRRLISSFGEDPQRPGLLETPARVAKAWKHWTSGYGQDPVDLLKAFEDGAEQYNELIVVRGIPVYSHCEHHLAPFFGKATIGYVPNGKIVGLSKLTRLVDCFSKRLQVQERMTMQIANALMEVLEPKSVGVVVRCRHLCMESRGIRTPGEETITSAMLGEMQPNLALRTEFLALAREV from the coding sequence ATGTCTCAAGAAGAATTCTCCGAAAACGACTGGCGCCGGCTGATCAGCAGCTTTGGCGAAGACCCGCAGCGTCCTGGCTTGCTGGAAACGCCGGCGCGCGTGGCCAAGGCGTGGAAGCACTGGACGTCCGGCTATGGCCAGGACCCGGTGGACTTGCTGAAAGCCTTCGAAGATGGCGCGGAACAGTACAACGAGCTGATCGTCGTGCGCGGCATCCCCGTCTACAGCCATTGCGAACACCATCTGGCGCCGTTCTTCGGCAAGGCCACCATCGGCTATGTGCCCAACGGCAAGATCGTCGGCCTGTCGAAACTGACGCGCCTCGTCGATTGCTTCTCCAAGCGTCTGCAAGTGCAGGAACGCATGACGATGCAGATCGCCAATGCCCTGATGGAAGTGCTGGAACCGAAATCGGTGGGCGTGGTCGTACGCTGCCGCCACCTGTGCATGGAAAGCCGCGGCATCCGCACGCCGGGCGAAGAAACCATCACCTCGGCCATGCTGGGCGAGATGCAGCCGAACCTGGCGCTGCGCACGGAATTTCTGGCACTGGCGCGCGAAGTCTGA
- the nudC gene encoding NAD(+) diphosphatase gives MLQTPDAFVPLIDAPEPAPSAEQTLTFVFHRGRLLLRTPELTLPTAAEAAALDIDLSRTQPVGLWQGRYCQTVWTDEELPPGAGLAWHGMRSLFNAVDDAFLGLASRAVQLAEWARTHRHCGVCATPMQRTRGERCFTCAACGMLAYPRISPAMMVLIRKGDQVLLAMHKHSPSQRFSPLAGFLEAGESIEEAVHREVMEEVGLRVHNLQYFMSQSWPFPHSLMIAFTADYLDGEIRLDENEIAEARWFGPGDVWPEASSSVSISALLVGAHRPPAVP, from the coding sequence ATGCTGCAGACTCCCGATGCCTTTGTCCCCCTGATCGATGCGCCCGAACCGGCCCCGTCCGCCGAGCAGACGCTGACGTTTGTCTTTCACCGCGGACGTTTATTGCTGCGCACGCCCGAATTGACCCTGCCCACCGCCGCCGAGGCGGCCGCGCTCGATATCGACCTGAGCCGCACACAGCCTGTGGGCCTGTGGCAGGGCCGCTATTGCCAGACGGTCTGGACCGACGAAGAGTTGCCGCCGGGCGCCGGCCTGGCCTGGCACGGCATGCGTTCGTTGTTCAATGCCGTCGACGACGCGTTCCTGGGCCTGGCCAGCCGCGCCGTGCAGCTGGCCGAGTGGGCGCGCACGCACCGCCATTGCGGCGTGTGCGCCACGCCCATGCAGCGCACGCGCGGCGAACGCTGCTTCACCTGCGCCGCCTGCGGCATGCTCGCGTATCCGCGCATTTCGCCCGCCATGATGGTGCTCATCCGCAAGGGCGACCAGGTGCTGCTGGCCATGCACAAGCACTCGCCGTCGCAGCGTTTCAGCCCGCTCGCCGGTTTCCTGGAAGCGGGCGAATCGATCGAGGAAGCCGTGCACCGCGAAGTGATGGAAGAGGTGGGTTTGCGCGTGCATAACTTGCAGTACTTCATGAGCCAGTCCTGGCCGTTTCCCCATTCGCTGATGATCGCGTTTACGGCCGATTACCTCGATGGCGAGATTCGTCTCGATGAAAACGAGATCGCCGAGGCGCGCTGGTTCGGCCCTGGCGATGTGTGGCCGGAAGCGAGTTCGAGCGTGTCGATTTCCGCGCTGCTGGTGGGCGCGCACCGGCCGCCGGCAGTGCCGTAA
- a CDS encoding catecholate siderophore receptor Fiu gives MAIKSRKHAPTRFNQHIGAALAVMLLPVAAQAADPAGQSAPASQQMLNEVKVVGSKENDFKAEKASSPKYTEELVNTPQTIVVIKKELIEQQGALTLTEALRNTPGVGTFFLGENGNTNTGDAVYMRGFDSSGSIYVDGVRDVGSISRDVFNIEQIDVLKGPAGTDSGRGSPTGSINLVSKTATMENKFNSLLTAGSGKQKRATADWNRVLDSDTGTALRLNLMTQDSGNAARDEVKNKRWAFAPTVTFGIGKPTRITASYLHVDQNNVPDGGVPTIGLPGYSTPDVATKDKPIIRSYLNSAARVDPKNFYGSTSDYDKIKADMGTLRIDHDFSSNIQLQNTTRYGKTQQDYLLTAFMGSAGNLNTETNGVMRDPSTWTLARSLRTVKDQENTILTNQTVVSAQFDTGVLKHSLVAGAEFTSEKQTNYSYVPASLGTLPDANLYNPNPRDTVTGHNPVRSGAFTEGEVNTQSLYVFDTIKFGDKWIFNGGVRFDHFNTTYDAVALQTAVGKDQVQKLPVGTPIPTHLTLSDTLANGKISAMYKPTPDSSVYALLATSKAPPGTNFALSTAANSAQNLNYDPQETITKEIGTKWDFLKQKLSLSAAVYQTTVKNEVEQDPVISTIYYQTGKKRVQGLELGVVGEIMPNWLVSAGYTRMNTKVESNKVFTASGDKNLTYTPKQAFTSWTSYTLPFGLKIGGGARYVGEMLRGTDGAVGTPARVDAYWVFDAMATYTVNKNLDLQLNAYNLADKTYVAAINKSGYRYTPSQPRSFSLTANIKF, from the coding sequence ATGGCAATCAAGAGCCGCAAACACGCCCCAACCCGTTTCAACCAGCACATCGGCGCCGCCCTGGCCGTGATGCTGCTGCCCGTCGCCGCCCAGGCGGCCGACCCGGCCGGTCAAAGTGCCCCGGCATCGCAGCAAATGCTGAACGAAGTCAAGGTCGTGGGTTCCAAGGAAAACGACTTCAAGGCCGAAAAAGCCTCGTCGCCGAAATACACGGAAGAGCTGGTCAATACGCCGCAAACCATCGTCGTGATCAAGAAGGAATTGATCGAGCAGCAAGGCGCGCTGACCCTGACGGAAGCGCTGCGCAACACGCCAGGCGTCGGTACCTTCTTCCTCGGTGAAAACGGCAACACGAACACGGGCGACGCCGTCTACATGCGCGGTTTCGATTCGTCCGGCAGCATCTATGTCGATGGCGTGCGCGACGTGGGCTCCATCTCGCGCGACGTCTTCAACATCGAACAGATCGACGTATTGAAGGGCCCGGCGGGCACCGACAGCGGCCGCGGTTCGCCGACCGGCTCGATCAATCTGGTCAGCAAGACGGCCACCATGGAAAACAAATTCAATTCGCTGCTGACGGCGGGCAGCGGCAAGCAGAAACGCGCCACGGCCGACTGGAACCGCGTCCTCGACAGCGATACCGGCACGGCTTTGCGCCTGAACCTGATGACGCAGGACAGCGGCAACGCGGCGCGCGATGAAGTCAAGAACAAGCGCTGGGCCTTCGCGCCCACCGTCACCTTCGGCATCGGCAAGCCAACGCGCATCACGGCCAGCTACCTGCACGTGGATCAAAACAACGTGCCCGACGGCGGCGTGCCGACCATCGGCTTGCCAGGCTACTCGACGCCGGACGTCGCCACGAAGGATAAGCCGATCATCCGCAGCTACCTGAACAGCGCCGCCAGGGTCGATCCGAAGAATTTCTACGGTTCCACCTCGGACTACGACAAGATCAAGGCCGACATGGGCACCTTGCGCATCGACCATGATTTCTCGTCCAACATCCAGCTCCAGAACACCACGCGCTACGGCAAGACCCAGCAGGACTATCTGCTGACGGCCTTCATGGGCAGCGCCGGCAACCTGAATACGGAGACGAACGGGGTGATGCGAGACCCTTCGACCTGGACCCTGGCGCGCTCGCTGCGCACCGTGAAGGACCAGGAAAACACGATCCTGACCAACCAGACCGTGGTCAGCGCACAATTCGACACGGGCGTGCTGAAGCACTCCCTGGTGGCCGGCGCCGAGTTCACCAGCGAAAAACAGACCAACTACAGCTATGTGCCCGCCAGCCTGGGCACCTTGCCGGATGCCAATCTGTACAATCCGAATCCGCGCGACACCGTCACCGGCCACAATCCCGTGCGCAGCGGCGCCTTCACGGAAGGCGAAGTCAACACGCAAAGCCTGTATGTGTTCGACACCATCAAGTTCGGCGACAAGTGGATCTTCAACGGCGGCGTGCGCTTCGACCATTTCAACACCACGTATGACGCCGTCGCCCTGCAAACGGCCGTGGGCAAGGACCAGGTACAAAAACTGCCGGTCGGCACGCCGATTCCTACCCATTTGACCCTGAGCGACACCCTGGCCAACGGCAAGATCTCGGCCATGTACAAGCCGACGCCGGACAGCAGCGTGTACGCCTTGCTGGCCACGTCGAAAGCGCCGCCAGGCACCAATTTTGCCCTGAGCACCGCCGCCAACAGCGCGCAAAACCTGAACTATGACCCGCAGGAAACCATCACCAAGGAAATCGGCACCAAGTGGGACTTCCTGAAGCAAAAACTGTCGCTGTCGGCCGCCGTCTACCAGACCACCGTCAAGAATGAAGTGGAACAAGATCCGGTGATCTCGACCATTTATTACCAGACCGGCAAGAAGCGCGTGCAAGGCCTGGAACTGGGCGTGGTGGGCGAGATCATGCCGAACTGGCTGGTCAGCGCCGGCTATACGCGTATGAATACCAAGGTCGAGTCGAACAAGGTCTTCACGGCCAGCGGCGACAAGAACCTCACCTACACGCCAAAGCAGGCGTTCACCAGCTGGACTTCGTACACCCTGCCATTCGGCCTGAAGATCGGCGGCGGCGCGCGTTACGTGGGTGAAATGCTGCGCGGCACCGATGGCGCCGTCGGCACGCCGGCCCGCGTGGATGCCTACTGGGTCTTCGACGCCATGGCAACCTATACCGTCAACAAGAACCTCGACTTGCAGCTGAATGCCTACAACCTGGCCGACAAGACCTATGTGGCGGCCATCAACAAATCCGGCTACCGCTACACCCCAAGCCAGCCGCGTTCGTTCAGCCTGACGGCGAATATCAAGTTCTGA